A portion of the Paenibacillus marchantiae genome contains these proteins:
- a CDS encoding carbohydrate ABC transporter permease codes for MKKALRHLIIYVLLILLALFMMGPFLWLLSVSLMPGRNVFANPPAILPTFISFDNYVQVWEFMDFPRYIINTVVITLLGVVFNIFLSCLTAYPLATFRFRGRNLVFTLLISTMIIPSATAMIVHYLTIQAFHLGNTFLGVVLPAAVSVFNIFLMRQTFLGIPTDIRDSGKMDGASEFRIFVQLVMPLVKPGVAVIGLLEVMAFWNNFLWPIVVLDDPQKYPLAAALTYLNGQFSYNFGWIAAGTMISVLPIIIVFLFTQKYYMEGIAGAIKG; via the coding sequence ATGAAAAAAGCCCTTCGTCATTTGATCATTTATGTACTGTTGATTTTGCTTGCCCTGTTTATGATGGGTCCTTTTCTGTGGCTGCTCAGCGTATCGCTGATGCCTGGTCGTAATGTGTTCGCGAATCCACCAGCAATTCTCCCTACCTTCATTTCTTTCGATAACTACGTGCAGGTGTGGGAGTTCATGGATTTTCCACGCTACATCATAAATACGGTGGTGATTACGCTCCTTGGGGTAGTGTTTAACATCTTTTTGTCCTGCCTAACGGCGTATCCACTCGCGACCTTTCGGTTCAGGGGACGTAATCTGGTGTTCACGCTGCTGATTTCGACCATGATTATCCCGTCGGCAACGGCGATGATTGTGCATTATTTAACCATCCAGGCCTTTCACTTGGGCAATACGTTTCTTGGTGTTGTGCTTCCGGCCGCGGTGTCGGTATTTAACATCTTTCTGATGCGACAAACGTTTCTGGGCATACCGACGGATATTCGGGATTCTGGCAAAATGGATGGAGCCTCCGAGTTCCGTATCTTCGTGCAGCTTGTCATGCCATTGGTGAAACCAGGGGTTGCCGTCATTGGCTTGCTTGAGGTTATGGCATTCTGGAACAATTTCCTGTGGCCGATTGTGGTGCTGGATGATCCGCAGAAATATCCACTGGCTGCGGCCCTGACGTATCTGAACGGTCAGTTCTCGTATAACTTCGGCTGGATTGCCGCCGGCACCATGATCTCGGTACTGCCGATTATCATCGTGTTCCTTTTCACTCAAAAATACTATATGGAAGGCATCGCCGGAGCGATTAAAGGATAA
- a CDS encoding carbohydrate ABC transporter permease has product MYKAIRSESFAAWAFMAPGLLFLAVFTFWPIIYGIPLSLTDYSVITETHFVGLDNFTRAFQDHNFLISLWNSLVYVLVVPVIQIISILMAILVNSRIPGVKMFRAAYYIPVVTSMVAVALIWSWLLGNNGVVNYLLLKVGILSEQVSWLSTSSTALYVLMFITMWKGLGYYMMLYLAGLQGIPADLYEAARVDGAGPLRLIIHVTLPLLRPHILFCTVISVMGAVRVFDEVYILTKGGPGTSTLTSSVYIFQKGLEQFNFGYASALGLIVSVMVAALSVLVFRLNRRGGVNTY; this is encoded by the coding sequence GTGTACAAGGCGATTCGATCCGAATCTTTTGCTGCATGGGCGTTTATGGCACCGGGATTGTTGTTTCTGGCGGTTTTCACCTTTTGGCCGATTATTTACGGGATACCCCTCTCATTAACCGATTATTCTGTCATTACAGAGACACATTTCGTTGGTTTGGATAACTTTACCCGGGCCTTTCAAGATCATAATTTCCTGATTTCGCTGTGGAATTCGTTGGTGTATGTGCTGGTTGTACCGGTGATTCAAATCATCTCGATCCTCATGGCCATTCTGGTTAACAGCCGAATTCCAGGTGTCAAAATGTTCAGGGCAGCCTACTACATACCGGTTGTAACTTCCATGGTCGCAGTGGCGCTGATCTGGAGCTGGCTGTTGGGCAATAACGGCGTAGTCAATTACCTGCTGCTGAAGGTTGGCATTCTCAGTGAGCAAGTCTCCTGGCTTTCCACGAGCAGTACGGCGCTGTATGTGCTGATGTTCATCACCATGTGGAAGGGTCTCGGCTATTATATGATGCTCTATTTGGCTGGGCTTCAGGGAATTCCGGCAGATCTATACGAAGCCGCCAGAGTGGATGGAGCAGGACCACTGAGACTGATTATTCATGTGACGCTTCCGTTGCTGCGGCCGCATATTCTCTTTTGCACCGTAATTTCGGTGATGGGGGCCGTTCGTGTATTCGATGAGGTCTATATTCTCACCAAGGGCGGGCCGGGAACGTCCACGCTGACCTCAAGCGTATATATTTTTCAAAAAGGGCTGGAGCAATTCAATTTCGGGTATGCCTCGGCGCTTGGGCTGATCGTCAGTGTGATGGTAGCGGCGCTCAGTGTGTTGGTGTTCCGGCTGAACCGGAGAGGCGGGGTGAATACCTATTGA